DNA sequence from the Nitrospinaceae bacterium genome:
CGGCACAGGTCTTGTGCTCCAGTCCACCCGGTATATAGGCGACCGCGCCGGGATAGAGATCCTGGCGCTCCCCGTGGGTCTCGGTGTAGCCATTCCCGGAGAGAACCCAAATGACTTCCTCCTGGCCGGGATGGCTATGCGGCTCGTGCGGGGTGTCGGGATGATATTCGGTGAGGCCCACGCGGACATGCTCGGCGCCGTTGGCCGAGGGGCTGACGAGAACCTTGCTTCTGCCCCAATCGACAGGATTAAAAGGCACATCGTCCAACACAAACACTTTTTTATCAGGCACTTAAAGACTCCTTTCAAGACTTCAGAACATACAAGACCACTTTAACTATCCACTCAGACAAGGCGTTTTCGTATCGCCTCGCCGCATTGGTGGGTGCTGAGTGAGCCGCCGATGTCGCCGGTCCGCTCACCTGCCTCAAGGGCCCCCTCGACAGCCTGGCGGATGGCAGCAGCGCCTTGGGCACACCCCAGATGATCCAGCAGCAGAGCTGCGGTCAGGGTGGCAGCCACAGGGTTTGCGATTCCCTGCCCATAAATGTCCGGGGCCGTTCCGTGAACCGGCTCGAACATCGAGACGCCCTCCATGTTCAGATTTGCCGAAGGGGCAAGACCTACCCCACCGACAAGGGCCGAGGTAATGTCGCTCAAAATATCACCAAACATATTTTCCGTCACCACGATATCGAAATCGCCCGGATGGCGAATCAACTCCATCGCCA
Encoded proteins:
- a CDS encoding cupin domain-containing protein, giving the protein MPDKKVFVLDDVPFNPVDWGRSKVLVSPSANGAEHVRVGLTEYHPDTPHEPHSHPGQEEVIWVLSGNGYTETHGERQDLYPGAVAYIPGGLEHKTCA